In Bacteroidota bacterium, one DNA window encodes the following:
- the carB gene encoding carbamoyl-phosphate synthase large subunit, with product MPQFKIDPTLLYNAKRDGFSDKQIAEIFRVPEADVAAERKRLGFVPVFKTVDTCAAEFAAETPYHYSTYEEENESRRSNRKKIVILGGGPNRIGQGIEFDYCCVHAAQALADEGFETIMINCNPETVSTDYDTCDKLYFEPLTFEDVMHILDFEKPDGVIITFGGQTPLKLAKQLEAANVPILGTAPDSIDIAEDRKRFGELIDKLHIPCPPYGTATTEAEAVAVADSIGYPVLVRPSYVLGGRSMEICYRPEAVAEYMANAKGVSHDRPVLIDRFLEDAYEFDVDAVRDREGTVIIGGVMQHIEEAGIHSGDSSSVIPPYDASDAVFSTIVDYTRKLATALNVVGPINIQYAVKGETVYVLEVNPRASRTVPFVSKATGRPLAKIAARVMSGKTLKELGVKDFDKNMPYVSIKESVFPFDKFPKVKMFLGPEMRSTGEVMGTGKDFGEAILKSHLGAGIRIPTEGTIFVSLRDLDKKQRTAEIIKDFADLGFRIVATSGTTAFLLEHGIAAEAMKKVSEGRPNIVDEIKNGNVQLVINTPSGEISRIAEYEIGWAAVAYKVPFITTLSAAASVVSAVRSLRNDMRVVHSVQELHLMM from the coding sequence GAGTTCGCCGCCGAAACCCCCTATCATTACTCGACCTACGAGGAAGAGAATGAGTCGCGCCGCAGCAATCGAAAAAAGATCGTCATCCTCGGCGGCGGCCCGAATCGCATCGGCCAGGGCATCGAATTCGACTACTGCTGCGTCCACGCAGCACAGGCGCTTGCCGACGAAGGATTCGAGACCATCATGATCAACTGTAATCCCGAAACGGTCTCGACGGATTACGACACCTGCGACAAGCTCTACTTCGAACCGCTGACGTTCGAAGACGTGATGCACATCCTCGACTTCGAGAAGCCGGATGGCGTCATCATCACCTTCGGCGGACAAACCCCGCTGAAGCTCGCAAAGCAACTCGAAGCAGCGAACGTCCCGATCCTCGGCACGGCACCCGACAGCATCGACATCGCCGAAGACCGTAAGCGTTTCGGCGAGCTCATCGACAAGCTGCATATCCCGTGCCCGCCATACGGAACAGCAACGACCGAAGCTGAGGCCGTTGCAGTAGCCGATAGCATCGGATACCCCGTCCTCGTTCGCCCATCCTACGTGCTCGGCGGACGCTCGATGGAAATCTGCTACCGACCCGAAGCAGTGGCCGAGTACATGGCCAATGCAAAAGGCGTCAGCCATGACCGCCCGGTGCTCATCGACCGCTTCCTCGAAGACGCATACGAGTTCGACGTCGATGCCGTCCGCGACCGCGAAGGCACGGTCATCATCGGTGGCGTCATGCAGCATATCGAAGAAGCCGGCATTCACTCCGGCGACTCGTCGAGCGTCATCCCGCCGTACGATGCAAGCGACGCCGTCTTCTCGACGATCGTTGATTATACCCGCAAACTTGCCACCGCATTGAATGTTGTCGGGCCGATCAACATTCAGTACGCCGTCAAAGGCGAAACGGTCTACGTGCTCGAGGTCAATCCTCGCGCCAGCCGCACGGTGCCGTTCGTCTCGAAGGCAACGGGCCGACCGCTTGCCAAGATTGCCGCACGAGTCATGAGCGGCAAGACGCTCAAAGAACTTGGCGTCAAGGATTTTGACAAGAACATGCCGTACGTCTCGATCAAGGAGTCGGTCTTCCCCTTCGACAAATTCCCGAAGGTGAAGATGTTCCTCGGACCCGAGATGCGTTCGACCGGCGAGGTCATGGGCACCGGCAAAGACTTCGGCGAAGCCATCTTGAAGTCTCATCTCGGTGCCGGAATTCGCATCCCGACCGAGGGGACGATCTTCGTCTCGCTTCGCGACCTCGACAAGAAGCAACGCACTGCCGAGATCATCAAAGATTTTGCAGACCTCGGCTTCCGCATCGTCGCAACGAGCGGTACTACGGCGTTCCTTCTGGAACATGGCATCGCCGCCGAAGCCATGAAGAAGGTATCCGAAGGCCGGCCAAATATCGTTGACGAGATCAAGAATGGCAACGTTCAGCTCGTGATCAATACCCCGAGCGGCGAGATCTCGCGTATCGCAGAATACGAGATCGGCTGGGCAGCGGTCGCCTACAAAGTGCCGTTCATCACGACGCTCTCGGCGGCTGCATCGGTCGTCAGCGCAGTGCGCTCGCTTCGCAATGATATGAGAGTCGTACATTCGGTTCAAGAATTGCATCTAATGATGTGA
- the crcB gene encoding fluoride efflux transporter CrcB has translation MNRNIVIVGIGGFLGTVARYLVAVSMSKSLHPFPLATFVINVVGCLVIGVIYGVADRSAVMTPEWRLFLATGFCGGFTTFSSFAYENVNLLQLGQYSIFALYTVGSVAAGLLAAGAGVLLSRQF, from the coding sequence ATGAACAGGAACATCGTTATCGTTGGCATCGGCGGCTTTCTCGGCACGGTCGCGAGGTATCTCGTCGCCGTCTCGATGTCGAAGTCGCTCCACCCGTTCCCGCTCGCAACGTTCGTCATCAATGTCGTCGGTTGCCTCGTCATCGGGGTGATCTACGGCGTTGCCGATCGTTCGGCCGTCATGACGCCCGAGTGGCGGCTCTTCCTGGCGACAGGATTCTGCGGGGGCTTCACGACCTTCTCGTCGTTCGCGTACGAGAACGTCAATCTGCTCCAACTCGGCCAGTATTCGATCTTCGCACTCTACACCGTCGGCAGCGTTGCCGCAGGCTTGCTTGCCGCCGGTGCAGGAGTATTGCTTTCACGTCAATTCTGA
- a CDS encoding inorganic diphosphatase, whose protein sequence is MNFNPWHHVPIGEEAPNTVTSIIEIPKGSKAKYELDKETGMLRLDRVLFASVHYPANYGFIPRTLGDDHDPLDILVLSQIEAQPLCIVNARVIGVMRMLDNGEGDDKILAVAADDVSVNDYDDIGHLPSYFQSELKHFFEEYKALETNKEVRVEDFQGPEVAYKIIRDAMNLYNNTYSK, encoded by the coding sequence ATGAATTTCAATCCTTGGCATCACGTCCCGATCGGGGAAGAAGCACCGAACACCGTCACGTCCATCATCGAGATCCCGAAAGGCTCGAAAGCCAAGTACGAGCTCGATAAAGAGACCGGCATGCTGCGGCTCGACCGCGTGCTCTTCGCATCGGTGCATTACCCCGCGAACTATGGCTTCATCCCCCGCACACTCGGCGACGATCACGACCCGCTCGACATCCTCGTGCTCTCGCAGATCGAAGCGCAGCCGCTGTGCATCGTCAATGCCCGAGTGATCGGCGTCATGCGAATGCTCGACAATGGCGAAGGCGACGATAAGATCCTTGCCGTTGCTGCCGACGATGTCAGCGTCAACGACTATGACGATATCGGTCACCTACCCTCCTACTTCCAGTCGGAGCTCAAGCACTTCTTCGAAGAGTATAAAGCGCTCGAGACGAACAAGGAAGTCCGAGTCGAGGACTTCCAGGGCCCGGAGGTCGCATACAAGATCATTCGCGATGCAATGAACCTCTACAACAACACCTATTCGAAATAG
- a CDS encoding universal stress protein, producing the protein MQYKKILIAVDHSSCSDHAASHGLELAAALDAEVALVCVIDEAKAVSNPDAGFGMSDAIRILEEEADATLAAIAARGQNLRITTLKPAGDPMTDILGTAEATHADLIVMGTHGRTGIKHMILGSVAEYVVRHSKIPVLVVPGK; encoded by the coding sequence ATGCAGTACAAGAAGATACTCATCGCCGTCGATCATAGCAGTTGTTCCGATCATGCGGCAAGCCACGGCCTCGAACTCGCGGCAGCGCTCGATGCGGAAGTCGCTCTGGTCTGCGTCATCGACGAAGCAAAAGCCGTCTCGAACCCCGACGCCGGCTTCGGCATGAGCGATGCGATCCGCATCCTTGAAGAAGAAGCCGACGCGACGCTTGCGGCCATCGCCGCCCGCGGACAGAACCTGCGGATCACTACACTCAAGCCTGCCGGCGACCCGATGACCGACATTCTCGGCACCGCCGAAGCGACTCATGCCGACCTCATCGTCATGGGCACGCATGGCCGCACGGGCATCAAGCACATGATCCTCGGCAGCGTCGCGGAGTACGTCGTGCGTCATTCGAAGATCCCGGTTCTCGTAGTACCGGGGAAGTGA
- a CDS encoding endonuclease domain-containing protein — protein sequence MTSHDEQPFHYPSQTRSYRRELRKNATHAERELWQGLRNRNCGGYKFRRQHGLGPFIVDFYCPEFRLAVEVDGSVHDSPERQRYDVDRTRYLAREGVTVIRFTNAEVLSSVDQCMRSILGTIAELEGRGEP from the coding sequence ATGACATCACATGACGAACAACCCTTCCACTACCCATCCCAGACACGAAGCTATCGACGGGAGTTACGGAAGAATGCCACTCACGCCGAACGCGAGCTGTGGCAGGGTCTGCGCAACCGCAACTGCGGAGGGTATAAATTCCGCCGACAGCATGGGCTCGGTCCGTTCATCGTCGATTTCTACTGCCCGGAATTCCGACTCGCCGTGGAGGTGGATGGCTCAGTCCACGATAGCCCTGAACGACAGCGATATGATGTGGATCGAACTCGGTACCTTGCCCGCGAAGGGGTAACGGTAATCCGCTTCACAAACGCAGAGGTGTTATCGAGTGTCGATCAGTGTATGCGCAGTATCTTAGGGACAATCGCTGAACTCGAGGGGCGGGGAGAACCGTAG
- a CDS encoding 2-oxoisovalerate dehydrogenase, producing MDLGRTCDDAAANYLKKAMGWSYHAPCAGHEGIQTAIGVSFRPKKDYLFPYYRDLMTCLAAGITVEEFVLNGLSKENDIAGGGRHMSNHFAKFEIGIQNVSSLTNNHSQHVTGCARAIKYYGLDSVAIFSAGESGCSEGYFYEAVNGASKEQVPAIFVIQNNKYGISVPVFDQTANARVADNFRGFANLLITYCDGTDVLDSFRAMQEAYEWTRSGMGPALVHADCVRMRSHSNSDRHTLYRSPEEIANAAKRDPIVRFRNWLLEQGVVTQAEIDELHERNAAEFEAGSTKAEAAAPADPSSVEQFVVAADTIVRPDPYTFQASDVNTNFYPFERPKAKDEGFQFIDAINHTLKEEFRLNPNTFLWGQDIANKEKGGIFNVSKGMQQEFGVKRVFNAPIAEDFIVGTADGFCRVDQENIWVVVEGAEFADYFWPAMEAFIETTHEYWRTKGQYCPNIVIRLASGGYIQGGLYHSQNLEATFTSIPGVRIVQPSFADDAQGLLRTAMRTRGFTLYLEPKALYNAPFARSFPLAANELVPFGKARLRRAGNTLSIITYGNTTHLSLQAAETLAAEGIECDVLDLRSLYPLDKDAIFATVAKTGRALIVHEDKVTGGFGGELAALITENVFNRLDAPVMRVGSLFTPVGFAKSYEEVTLPTAAKISDAARKLAAY from the coding sequence ATGGACCTCGGCCGCACCTGCGATGACGCCGCGGCGAACTACCTCAAGAAAGCTATGGGCTGGAGCTATCATGCTCCGTGTGCCGGACACGAGGGTATCCAGACCGCCATCGGTGTGAGCTTCCGTCCGAAGAAAGATTATCTCTTCCCATACTACCGCGATCTGATGACGTGCCTCGCCGCAGGCATCACCGTCGAAGAGTTCGTGCTCAACGGACTTTCGAAAGAGAACGACATCGCCGGCGGAGGCCGCCACATGTCGAATCACTTCGCAAAGTTCGAGATCGGCATTCAGAATGTGTCGTCACTGACGAACAATCATTCGCAGCACGTTACCGGTTGCGCTCGCGCGATCAAGTACTACGGTCTTGACAGCGTCGCGATCTTCTCGGCAGGCGAATCTGGTTGCTCGGAAGGATATTTCTACGAAGCCGTCAATGGCGCATCGAAAGAGCAAGTCCCGGCGATTTTCGTCATTCAGAATAACAAGTACGGCATCAGCGTGCCGGTGTTCGACCAAACGGCGAACGCGCGCGTTGCCGATAACTTCCGTGGCTTTGCGAATCTGCTGATCACCTACTGCGACGGCACCGACGTACTCGATTCATTCCGCGCAATGCAGGAAGCATACGAGTGGACGCGCAGTGGGATGGGTCCGGCGCTTGTGCATGCCGATTGCGTGCGCATGCGTTCGCATTCGAACTCCGATCGTCATACGCTCTACCGCTCACCCGAAGAGATCGCCAATGCCGCTAAGCGCGACCCGATCGTTCGTTTCCGCAACTGGCTGCTCGAGCAGGGCGTCGTTACCCAAGCAGAGATCGATGAGTTGCACGAGCGCAACGCCGCCGAGTTCGAAGCAGGCTCGACCAAGGCGGAGGCCGCTGCACCGGCCGATCCGTCGAGCGTCGAGCAGTTCGTCGTCGCCGCAGATACGATCGTTCGTCCCGACCCGTACACGTTTCAGGCAAGCGACGTCAATACAAATTTCTATCCGTTCGAGCGCCCCAAGGCGAAAGACGAAGGCTTCCAATTCATCGACGCGATCAACCACACGCTGAAGGAGGAATTTCGACTCAACCCGAACACCTTCCTCTGGGGACAGGACATCGCCAACAAAGAGAAGGGCGGCATCTTCAACGTGTCGAAAGGTATGCAGCAGGAGTTCGGCGTGAAGCGCGTCTTTAATGCACCGATCGCCGAAGACTTCATCGTTGGTACCGCCGATGGTTTCTGCCGCGTCGATCAGGAGAATATCTGGGTCGTCGTCGAAGGCGCGGAGTTTGCCGATTACTTCTGGCCTGCGATGGAAGCGTTCATCGAAACGACGCACGAGTACTGGCGCACGAAAGGTCAGTACTGCCCGAACATCGTGATCCGCCTCGCTTCCGGCGGTTACATCCAGGGCGGACTCTATCACTCGCAGAATCTCGAAGCGACGTTCACATCCATCCCGGGTGTTCGCATCGTGCAGCCGTCATTCGCTGACGATGCACAGGGTCTGCTTCGCACGGCGATGCGTACGCGCGGCTTCACGCTCTATCTCGAACCGAAGGCGCTCTACAACGCTCCGTTTGCTCGCAGCTTCCCGCTTGCAGCGAACGAGCTCGTTCCGTTCGGCAAGGCGCGTCTGCGCCGCGCCGGCAATACGCTTTCCATTATCACCTACGGCAACACGACGCATCTCTCGCTCCAAGCAGCCGAGACACTGGCGGCCGAAGGCATCGAGTGTGACGTCCTCGATCTGCGCTCGCTCTATCCGCTTGACAAGGATGCCATCTTCGCAACCGTCGCGAAGACGGGCCGTGCGCTTATCGTGCACGAGGATAAGGTCACAGGTGGTTTCGGCGGCGAGCTTGCAGCGCTGATCACGGAGAATGTCTTCAACCGTCTCGACGCCCCGGTGATGCGCGTCGGCTCGCTCTTCACGCCCGTCGGCTTCGCCAAGAGCTACGAAGAAGTGACGCTCCCGACGGCAGCGAAGATCTCGGATGCGGCACGGAAGCTGGCAGCCTATTAA
- a CDS encoding bifunctional nuclease family protein, which produces MERVQVEILGISTSPSSNGAYALVLKETDGDRRIPIIIGGFEAQAIALEMEGIQPPRPLTHDLVKSILEALSSTVIEASISELKDGVFFATLKLADDQEIDARPSDAIAVAIRYGAPVYVAEDVMKEAGFIPEEDDQETIDEGGGEPTEVRSEAKLPAPARKLTKLEELQEALDSAIRNEDYEKAASLRDELNKMKAGGGVN; this is translated from the coding sequence GTGGAACGAGTGCAGGTTGAGATCCTCGGAATTTCGACGAGTCCGTCATCGAACGGAGCGTATGCGCTCGTCCTCAAAGAGACCGACGGCGATCGCCGCATCCCGATCATCATCGGCGGCTTCGAAGCGCAAGCGATCGCCCTTGAAATGGAAGGCATCCAGCCGCCGCGACCGCTAACCCACGATCTCGTCAAGAGCATTCTCGAAGCGTTGTCCTCCACCGTCATCGAAGCATCGATCAGCGAACTCAAGGACGGTGTCTTCTTCGCGACGCTCAAACTCGCTGACGATCAAGAGATCGACGCCCGGCCGAGCGATGCCATCGCCGTCGCTATCCGCTACGGTGCACCGGTCTATGTCGCAGAAGATGTGATGAAAGAAGCCGGGTTCATCCCTGAAGAAGACGATCAGGAAACGATCGACGAAGGCGGTGGCGAGCCGACCGAAGTCCGCTCCGAAGCCAAACTCCCGGCCCCGGCACGCAAGCTCACGAAGCTTGAAGAACTCCAAGAAGCGCTCGACTCTGCGATCCGAAACGAAGATTACGAAAAGGCCGCCAGCCTCCGCGACGAACTCAACAAGATGAAAGCAGGCGGCGGGGTGAACTAA
- a CDS encoding type II toxin-antitoxin system HicB family antitoxin: MKFDVTFFQDEDGMFIAECPSIPGCFSQGKTLEEAESNIQLAIQETIEARRELELA; encoded by the coding sequence ATGAAGTTCGACGTCACTTTCTTTCAAGATGAGGACGGGATGTTCATCGCCGAATGTCCTTCCATCCCCGGCTGCTTCAGTCAGGGAAAGACGTTGGAAGAAGCGGAGTCGAACATTCAGCTTGCGATCCAAGAGACCATCGAGGCGCGTCGGGAGCTAGAGCTAGCTTAG
- a CDS encoding electron transfer flavoprotein subunit alpha/FixB family protein, whose amino-acid sequence MNILVYFEERNGQVRKPSLEAVSAAKALGASMINAVIVGSNTSAALSDAVKTSGVSKIFTVDHAWFSEYSSKAAAKAVAEVAKSSGAEVVIVPATGRGKDIAPRVAVRLGAGYVPDVTAFAANGGSIHATHPVYAGKANVQVEVTTPVKVFSTRPNLWAAPKDASAVASIEAATGSLTDMDFADRTKELALSQGKLDVAEADIIVTGGRGMKGPEHWGLIEGLATSMHAATGASRAVVDAGWRPHSEQVGQTGKTVSPSLYVAVGVSGAIQHLAGMSSSKTIVAINKDANAPIFAVADYGIVGDAFEVLPALTEAVSKIKSH is encoded by the coding sequence ATGAATATTCTCGTTTATTTCGAAGAGCGTAACGGACAGGTTCGCAAGCCATCGCTCGAAGCGGTGTCTGCTGCGAAGGCGCTTGGCGCCAGCATGATCAATGCGGTCATCGTCGGGTCGAACACTTCGGCTGCTCTGAGCGATGCGGTGAAGACCTCCGGCGTTTCGAAGATCTTTACGGTGGACCATGCGTGGTTCTCCGAGTACTCATCGAAGGCTGCTGCGAAGGCTGTCGCCGAAGTGGCGAAGTCGAGCGGCGCAGAGGTCGTGATCGTCCCGGCAACGGGTCGCGGCAAAGATATCGCCCCGCGCGTTGCGGTGCGACTCGGCGCCGGCTATGTGCCGGACGTGACGGCATTCGCAGCGAACGGTGGCTCGATCCACGCGACGCATCCGGTCTATGCCGGCAAAGCGAACGTGCAGGTCGAAGTCACCACACCAGTGAAGGTCTTCTCGACGCGCCCGAACCTCTGGGCTGCGCCGAAGGATGCATCGGCTGTCGCAAGCATCGAAGCGGCGACGGGCTCGCTCACCGATATGGATTTCGCAGACCGCACCAAGGAGCTCGCACTCTCGCAGGGCAAGCTCGATGTTGCCGAAGCCGACATCATCGTTACCGGCGGCCGTGGCATGAAGGGCCCCGAGCATTGGGGACTGATCGAAGGCTTGGCCACCTCCATGCACGCTGCCACAGGCGCCTCACGCGCGGTGGTGGATGCCGGTTGGAGACCGCATAGCGAGCAGGTCGGACAGACGGGCAAGACGGTCTCGCCGTCGCTCTATGTCGCGGTCGGCGTGAGCGGGGCAATTCAGCATCTTGCGGGAATGTCAAGCTCCAAAACGATTGTTGCAATTAACAAGGACGCCAACGCCCCGATCTTCGCCGTAGCGGATTACGGGATCGTCGGCGATGCGTTCGAAGTGTTACCGGCCTTGACCGAGGCGGTGAGCAAGATCAAGAGTCACTAG
- a CDS encoding electron transfer flavoprotein subunit beta/FixA family protein — protein sequence MNIFVCVSHVPDTTTKVNVAGDGKNIDPAGVKFILNPYDEFAVEEALRLKEKNGGEVTVVSVGAESSKEGMRQALAMGADKGILIKADKSDAFSVASLLADTLKTVNADIILLGKQSIDFDGMEIAPMLAELMDLPAATVVVSLAIDGGKATVEKEVEGGKEKIELAMPCIVAAQKGLNEPRYPSLPNIMKAKQKPIQEVAATAPAARTAVVKMDKPEKKRVGKILQADGNAAGAASELARLLHEEAKVI from the coding sequence ATGAATATTTTCGTATGCGTCAGCCACGTACCGGATACAACGACGAAAGTCAACGTGGCAGGCGATGGCAAGAATATCGATCCCGCCGGAGTCAAGTTCATTCTTAACCCCTACGACGAATTTGCGGTCGAAGAAGCGCTCCGCCTCAAAGAAAAGAACGGCGGCGAAGTGACCGTCGTCAGCGTCGGTGCCGAAAGTTCAAAAGAGGGCATGCGCCAGGCACTCGCCATGGGCGCCGACAAAGGCATTCTGATCAAAGCTGACAAGAGCGATGCGTTTTCCGTCGCGTCGCTGCTGGCCGATACTCTGAAGACCGTGAACGCCGACATCATTCTTCTCGGTAAGCAGTCGATCGACTTCGACGGCATGGAGATCGCTCCGATGCTCGCAGAGTTGATGGACCTTCCGGCCGCAACCGTCGTCGTGTCGCTTGCGATCGACGGCGGCAAAGCCACGGTCGAGAAGGAAGTCGAAGGCGGCAAGGAAAAGATCGAGCTCGCGATGCCGTGTATCGTCGCCGCACAGAAAGGCCTCAACGAGCCGCGCTATCCGTCGCTACCGAACATCATGAAGGCCAAGCAGAAGCCCATTCAGGAGGTTGCCGCTACCGCACCGGCTGCCCGCACCGCAGTCGTGAAGATGGACAAGCCGGAGAAGAAGCGCGTCGGAAAGATCCTGCAAGCCGATGGCAACGCCGCCGGCGCTGCGTCGGAGCTTGCACGCTTGCTGCACGAAGAAGCGAAGGTCATCTAA
- the tmk gene encoding dTMP kinase: MLITFEGIDGCGKTTQAALLAEQLRNDGIEVLHLREPGGTELSEQVRTLLLNKDYTHPLASEAELLLFAASRAQLIHEVIKPALARDAVVILDRFTDSTIAYQGFGRGIPLGFIEHVNRLATADIEPDLTFLLDIPLAVASDRRASSGKDRIENETESFYNHVIQGYMYVAQHHTERVNVIDGTDSVENIRHNIWRLVQEERNYDITHAHHVN; this comes from the coding sequence ATGCTGATTACGTTCGAAGGTATCGATGGTTGCGGGAAGACCACCCAGGCAGCACTCTTGGCAGAACAACTGAGAAACGATGGGATCGAAGTCCTGCATTTGCGAGAGCCCGGTGGGACGGAGCTTTCCGAACAGGTTCGGACATTGTTATTGAATAAAGACTACACCCACCCGCTTGCATCCGAGGCCGAGCTATTACTCTTTGCCGCAAGCCGCGCGCAGTTGATCCATGAAGTCATCAAGCCCGCACTGGCGCGAGATGCCGTCGTGATCCTCGACCGTTTCACCGATTCGACGATCGCGTACCAAGGCTTTGGCCGTGGGATCCCGCTTGGGTTCATCGAGCACGTCAACCGCCTTGCGACCGCTGATATCGAACCGGACCTCACGTTCTTGTTGGATATTCCGCTTGCCGTCGCATCGGACCGTCGTGCCTCCTCAGGCAAGGACCGCATCGAGAACGAGACCGAGTCGTTTTATAACCACGTGATCCAGGGTTACATGTATGTGGCGCAGCATCATACTGAGCGCGTGAATGTCATCGACGGCACCGATTCGGTCGAGAACATCCGACATAACATCTGGCGATTAGTACAGGAAGAGCGCAACTACGACATCACGCACGCCCATCACGTCAACTAA